gcagttttcaaaTGCTGGGTGCTGATCTGTGGCAGTTCTTTCAGGGTACACTGCGATGGGTGTTCCAGGCATCTCCAGTTCCGTGTAGATATGTAAAATCGTATTAATGGCATGCTGGGCAGAAGAGATTATTGGCTCCACTGGGCGTTTGGTCCTGTTTCTGCTGGGACCTGCAGCGGCACCGATTAGAGGGACACGTGGATTTCAGATACGCTTCCCAAAACACCTTCCACGCAGCGCAGTCCTGGgttcctcctgccttttccaCAGCCCAGCCTGCCTGGCGTTTAGCAGCAGAAAAGCATTCAAAGTCAGTGTGTTGCTTGAGCATCTTCAACCCCCTGTGCTGCCGAGATGTGAATCAGGGGTAGGGAAGTGCCTAATGAACACTTGATGCAAAAAGTGTCTTGATTGTGTGATGAGGGAGCAGTGAGGGTATAACCAGTTTTGGTATTGAGTGACAGGTTCCCTCTCTTTGCATCCTCTGTCCTCCTCTTTCCCTGTAGCTCCGCTTGCTCCAAACGTTGGCCTGGAAAGATGTGAACAACTGATATCTGCCCCTGGCCATGATCGattctttcctcatcttttccattGGCTTTTGCCTGGACTATAAATGAAACCTTGCTGCTGGCTTGCCGAACGTTGAATCCCAcggcttttatttgctttcttttcttgtacAGGCAAAAGAGGCTCTGCTGCATGTGCTTTCACCTTCTTTAGGTCGTACAAAAttccccaaaccctgcaaatGAAGAGGAGGCATCTTCCCCACCAAACAAATGCAACATGGCCCAATAAAAGTAGCTCCTCTTTTGCCACCCTTACTAATTACCAGATAGGCAGCCTGTCATTCACATTTGTAAGGATTATGAAGCTATGTTATCTTTCCTTGTTATGGTCTTTTATTCCAGAGGGTGGTAAAACTCCTTCTTTCACTAGTTCACTGGGGATGGGTTGATAAAACATATTTCCAAGAGCTGGTCTGAACCTGGAACAATTAGATTGTTACAGGCACCTGCAGTTGTTTTCTCCTAATGAAACACGAGTTTTTTTAATGCCACTTACCTCGGCCATTTCATGTGCCATCAGATAAAAGCCCATATCAAATCAAGGGCAAAATTGCCTTGACTAGAAATAAATACCATGAGGAGGGAGTGCCTGCCAGGCTGAGCACGTTGTCCTGTCCAGTGTGATTGGGCCGGGTGGAATTCTACAGGAGCTAAGTGGGAAGCAATTGCTCCATGTGCAGAGCCTTTTTAATGAAGACCTAATTCCTGCAAAGGCTAATTCTTTCCTGCCAGCACCATATGCGGCATTAAAAAGGCATTAAGCCGCTAAGGTCCGCTGTTCCTACCTTGGCAAGCGCTGACTGCCGCGCACCTGCAAACCCTCAGCTGGCAGCGGCGTAGCTGATAAGCAGACATTTATAAATGTGCATTTCCAGCAGAAGCTAAACAGTGACAGTTGGTTTGTCTTTTTGCTACAGCTTTACCAAACAACATCCAGAGCTGTTCGGTATCACCTGTGTGCCGTGGTTTTTGCTTTGTGCCTGTTCTGGGCATTCCTGGCCCACAGCATCTTGTTTCTCACTTGTTCAGAGCTCCTTCGCTGGTTCTTTTTATGCCAGCTGGGGAAGAAAACACTCTTATAAACCATGTCGCCAAACTGCGTTTGAACAATGCTTCTCTAGAACGTAGGGCTGAGTGCAAGACTGCCCGTCTGCATTTGAACTCTTCGGTTTTGTTTTGATACAGAGGGATCAGCCAAAGATGGTGATGGAGTACTGGACCGGATGGTTTGATAACTGGGGGGGCCCTCACTACGTCTTTGATGCAGATGGTGAGCACCATACACTGTTCTTGTAGATCGGGGGTGTTTATTGCTTGGCAAACAGTCATGGAAAAATGACACGTAACTTTTGCAAATTTTCTGTCCTGCTGTAACCTTTGCTCTGGCTAACTGTAAATGAATTGTTTAATTATAAATGAATAATCCCTCAGTGAGTGGGTCCCATTGCTGTGCCTTGGATTTTCTTTAGCGGTGTTAGTAAAGAGTAGCTCTTCTTTaaaacaatatatatttttctttttattcttagaAGAAGGACTCTGTGGGGTGTGCAGAGAGCCAAACATCATAAGATATTAGTGTCAATGTGTCCTAAGGCCTTGTGCTACTCTCTGTTGATATTAAAAATGCAGCCCAGGGATTTAAATCGTCTCTTTCACCTCCTGAGATCATCTAAATACTGTGAAGactttatttgtattttgtacAAACGTCACCAGTTTTGTGACACCTCCATCATAACAACGTTACTTGTCTAGTGAATAAACACCCCTCCTTACGAGAGGATTATTTTACCTTTTGTGGGAATATGGTGAACTTGAGCCTTTTGCTGCCCTTATTGAGGGCAGAATACAAATCCCTGTAATTACGCAGGCGTGACTGACTGACAAGGACCAGCACGCATGAGCTTTGCGTTACTGAAGGGTGTTAACCTACCTTCTCGCTCTCTGGCCTTCCTGGCACTGCCCTTCCTTTACAGAAATGGTGAATACTGTAGCAAGCGTCCTCAAATTAGGAGCGTCCATCAATCTCTACATGTTTCACGGAGGCACCAACTTCGGCTTCATGAACGGTGCTCTGGAGGCTGATGAATACAAGTCAGATGTCACCAGTTATGGTGAGTTTTCTTTCACTGCCTTGCCCGTGCACTTATTGTGAGAGAGCAGTTCAGACGATGCTCTGGGCTAGATAAAGTTGGCAGAAGCATTGAGAAATGGCCAGTATAACCACTCGGTCATGGAGAAATGAGCTGGAACATAGCTCAGAAGCAAATGCCCATCTAAATGGGGGCTTAAATTAATGTTTCCTATTTCCAGACCCATTCCAGGATGTGGAGGATCCTCTTGTTCTGAACTGGGAATAGAAATGGCAGATGATGACTTTATGTTATGTCCATGCTGGCTCTTATTTCTAGGGCAAGGGGGTGATCCAAGATACAGTTCTGGTTTTTACTTTTACCAGGTCAAATTGTACCGTAAAGCTCTTTTCATCCCAACAGCTGTTTGTCAAAATTGTTAACTGTTGACTTTATCCTGTGCGAAATTACAGATATGTGCAAATTAGATCCCAAAAAGTCTGTTGCTCCTCAGTGAGTGGCTCTTCTCCAAATTAACCAACTCTATGCTTCTCTAGCTACATGCGCACAGATAGATGTGTACAAGTTTCCATAACATAGACAGTGCCAAGAAAATTGTGTCTTGGGCTTTTACTTCTTCGATGGCAGTGTACGTGAAGGCTGGCCCAGAGCCGCTCTATGTCTTTTAAAACGTATATGCTTCTTTTTTCAGATTACGATGCTGTCCTGACAGAGGCTGGAGACTATACATCCAAATTTTTCAAGCTCCGACAACTCTTCAGCATGGTCATTGGTAATTATACATCCAAGAACCGAAGTACTGTTCTGCTTACAGCGTTAAATCAGAGAATTGTTTAAACTGGTCCTTCTGCTGGGGCCTGTGACTTTGGTTGGTTGACTGGCTGGGTGCATTTTCCAAAAGATGGGAGGGAGGACGAGGGACATAAATCTTGTCTCTGTCAGCAGGCACGTAGTAGCATTTAAGCAGCTTCTGTCTATGCCAGGAAGTGTACGCTGGAAATAAATGCACATCTGAAGGAAACACCATTGGTTATATTTTATCTCGTTCGTTGTATCTTATTGCTAATCTGTTCTAGGGTCAAATAGGTGGCTGTGGCTGCAGAATAACTGTCATTCTCACTCAGCCCTCACACTTGCTTCAGGTCTTTTTGTAATTGAATGGAAAGACTGACCAAAGGAGGTCTGGAGGGGCCTTAAATCTGTGTTGGCTTTTTGCATCTGAAATAGTTGTTccatctttctctttccttttgcatcACAGGCCagcctcttcctctccctcccatgATTGAAAGCAAGGCCTCCTATGGTGCAATCCTCTTGCATCAATATATCTCCCTCTGGGATGTGTTACCATCTCTTTTACAGGTACTACCAATTTTAATGCATCTCAGTACTAAAAGGCATCAGCTCTTAGGTGGGAGAGGCAATTAGTGCACTGGCTTGTTAGCCCATGAGGATAAGGTTGGGGAATGTTTTTGTCAAGGACGCGAATCTTTTATCTCCCCTTTTTTACTGCTACTTCCGTTCTCCCGGAATTCTGGTTTTGCAAGTCCTCGGCTCCCTTTTCTGGTACCTCGTCTTCATTGCTGTAGCTTTCATAGAGTCATGAGGTAATTCAGGGTGGAACAATAAACGTAAACGTAACCTGTGGCAGAGCGGAACACCTATCTTAAATGAATTGCCTGTGTGTGGCCTGTCAATGCTCAGAGGCCGCTTCTGCCGTTAAATCTGTTTCTCCTTTGCAGCCCGTTAAGTCAGAGTTTCCTGTTAACATGGAGAATCTGCATCTAAATGACAGCAGCGGGCAGTCATACGGATACGTGCTCTACGAGACTGTCATATTTGGTGGTGGACACCTGCATTCACGGGACCATGTCCGTGACCGAGCGCAGGTAAGGAGCAGAGGACAACCGAGACTAACTTCAGTCAGATACAGCTTCAGTGACCTACGCAACATGCGATTAGAGCGTGACTGATGAGACGACGCTCTCCCGTGCTCTGTTTTGCAGGTGTTTGTTAACACCATGTATGTTGGCGAGCTGGACTACAACGCAGTGGAGCTCTCCCTCCCCGAGGGACAGGTAACCGACCGCAGATTGCTCACAGCGATAGCACGTGGATAACGGAACCAGGACCGcagggagaaaataatttgccaCGAACCGTAGGCACCGAGTACCAGTACAGATTATATCCATGTAGGCTTCATCTTCCTTAGCACAGAGGAGGTTTTAAGGGGCCTTGGGGGCTTTTGCACCTTTTGGGCCTCCAGTGGAATGAGGGGGGATGTCTCTCTGTAGCTCTCTTAGCCTGGCAGAAGTTGGCAATGAGGCTAATGTATTGATGGGATGCATGTTGGCAGAGCTGTGCGTGGCTCCCAGGAGTGGGTGTGTGGGTGGATATACTAGTTGTTCTTATGACTTGTGGGAGAGCTGTATGACTGAAGCCTGTACTGTGTCAAACTCCATTTCTGGCTCTGTGGGTGATACCGAAACGgtacttaaaaaaatcaacagggaaaaaaaaaaccccaaacaacgCTTATGAAAAGGCTGAGCGTTCCTCAGTGGCATAACTATTTGCAGTAGCTGAAAGATGTGGGGACACTGTTCTGTCACATAATCCAGAACTTTAAAGTAAACAGATCAATTGCAACTGCCAAAGGTGTTGGTGCCACCTCCCCTCTCAAACACCTCTACTGACCTCTGTTAACCAAGCACTGCGGCTGATACAGCACATGCTGCGCACCGGTCCAGCTGATGCTcttccttttgtgtttttttacaGGGATTCAGGCAGCTAAGGCTCTTGGTAGAGAACCGTGGTCGCGTCAATTATGGCCTGGCATTGAATGAACAGAGGAAAGGTCAGTTAAGTCCTTTGTTCCCAAACTGTCCTGGATAGTTCCCTGAGTTTAAACACGGTAGAACTGTCTTTCTTGTGTGCTTTACGCAGAACCAAACTGCAGACCCAATACAGCTGTCGTAGCACCAGCCACCCTTTCCTGTGCTCTGTCAGCATGTTACTTcacagggaaagaaggaaaatatctttttaaatctctgttttcCCCTGAGGGGGTTGATATTGGAAGAtcacaacatttaaaaacacacGCAGCATCAGGAGGAATGAATTGCATCCTGTTGAGCAGATGTCAACATTTTAGTAAATTCTATCATATACAATTGTGGAGCTGGAAGAGGTTGAAACCCTAGGATTCTATTTTGGTGGGGAACGGTATGCAAAAACTATACAAAATAGACTAATGGAGTTAGGCACGTGACTCTACTAATTGTATTTTACTGTAGAAGAGGTGTGTAAATCCTCTGCGCTGCTTAGGCAGTCACAGCTGCAGTTCTGTCATTAGGAAGCTGGATTAGCACCCAGGCTTTGCCTGCTACGTGAAGAATGACTTTATCTAACAAGAGAGTGCTCAAGGTAAATTACTTACTAAGATGTCTTAAGATCCTTGGATAAAAAGCACTGGATCAGCACTGGACATTAGTGCGTGCCCATGTTATATTTTGCTGTGCCTATTAGAGAAGTAACTGAtctactgctttaaaaaaatctttatgtgGACAGCCAACTAAAAcccaacaataacaacaaaaccccatcTGCTGCGTGTGCCAATGATGTTTTCTGCTCGGTGAGTTGAAGCGAAGCGGAGAGTGGAGAGGCCAAGGTGTAGTAATGTTCCCCACTCAATCTGGATGAGCAATGGGACCATATGGACTCTAATTCCATTGCAGAATGTGGCTGCTTTCCATCTCCTGCTGTTCCTTGCTTTCAAATAGGAAAACCTATCAGCTTTAGCTAGTTTTCAACTCTTCGTTACCTCATTGCTCTTGCAGGCTTAATTGGTGACATCTTCTTGAATAAAACCCCCTTGAGGAACTTCAAGATTTACAGTTTGGAGATGAAACCTGGCTTCATGAAAAGGTTTGTGGGatttaagaattttttcttcctatttgaAACCAACTGTTTCCCAGCAGTGCAAAATCTAATAGGTAGCTGTTAAATCTATCGGAAAGGCAACATGAGGTAAAAAGTACGTAGGTGGATTTTTGCACTGATACCTTTGCCCAAAATAGTGCAGAAAACATTGCCACTTTATCCATCCGCCATCGTAAGCAGCGCTTTGGAACGATCTTGAGACCAGTGTTGTGTTCGGTCCTTCTCTTACAGCTTGCGACACGTTGCCGGGTGGAGCGCAGTCCCAGATTACTTTGTCGGTCCGGCTTTTTTCCGTGGAAGGCTGTGGATAGAGCATCAGCCACAGGACACTTTCTTGAAACTACAGGCAAGTCTCTTTTTGTCTTTACCCCCTGTGTTTTCTTGatcaagatttttaaaacactggtTTGAGAGACACTTGTGTAACAGCTCTGACTGAGCTCTGTCTTGCAGTCTGTAGTCTTCCTCTGATCTTGGAGAAAGCGAATTATTTTGAGGGTGTAGAAGTTTTCTCAAGCTGGCAGGTAATTCTGTTCAGTCTGTAGTGGTTCTGATGAGAAAACATGCGCAATACTGACCCTGCAGAGCTGCCGATGAACAGTTAAGTCTTTTTATTGATGTACAAATGCTATTTCTTGTCTGGTTTCAGAGGAGTAATGGGCACAAAAAGTAAAGGAGGCACTAGTTGTATCCCCACCTTCTCAGTGTCATATGTAAAGAGTCACCACTTTGTAGACGTGGCATGAGAGTTGGCATTCACATCTTCCTTCTGTGGAAGATTGCTGCTCTTGCACAGAACTGGAGATGTTAAGTATTATTAAACTTTCTCCCCTGATTTCGCCCCCTTAGAGCCAAGGTTCATGCCAGTCATTATTGTCCTGCTCGCTTTTTCCTTTATGCTTTGTTGCAAATTACGCCGTTCAGCACCAATATGGTATTTCTGTCACCTGGGATATAGGTGAGGGGAGATATTCTCTGcttgagaagaaataaagatatgCCTGTTCAAAAAGATGAAGTTTCCTAGACAAGCATGAATCATGAATTGTGTATTTTCGAAAgctttatcacagaatcacagaatcacagaatgttagggattggaagggacctcgaaagatcatctagtccaatccccctgccagggcaggaacacctaggtgaggttacacaggaaggcgtccaggcgggttttgaatgtctccagagaaggagaatccacaacccccctgggcagcctgttccagtgttccgtcaccctcactgggaagaagtttcttctcaaatttaagtggaacctcttgtgttccagcttgaacccattaccccttgtcttactgttggttgtcaccgagaagagcctggctccatcctcctgacacccaccctttatatatttataaacattgatgaggtcacccctcagtctcctcttctccaagctaaagagccccagctcctcagcctttcctcataagggagatgctccactcccttcatcatctttgtggccctgcgctggactctctccagcagttccctgtccttcttgaactgaggggcccagaactggacacaatattccagatgaggtctcaccagggcagagtagaggggaaggagaacctctctcgacctactaaccaccccccttctaatacaccccaggatgccattggccttcttggccacaagggcacagtgctggctcatggtcatcctgctgtccaccaggacccccaggtccctttcccctacactgctctctaataggtcatttcccaacctgtactggaacctggggttgttcctgcccagatgcaagactctacattttcccttgttatatttcattaaatttttcccctcccaactctccagcctgtccagatctcgctgaatggcagcacagccttccagtgtcagccactcctcccagcttggtgtcatcagcaaacttgctgatagtacactcaattccctcatcatCCTTATCCTTTTAATTAGCACATGAAGGATAACTCCTGCTCAGCAGGGCTTATTTAAATGTTCACGGCTTCGGGGAGTTGCACAGGGAAAGCAAGCGGAAAACCTGCAGAAAGTGGCCTGCAAGAATGCGAGTGTGCAGGTCACTCAGTCTCCTGGGGCCAGTACAGTGGCATCAGTAATTCTGTGTACTGTCCTCATTCCAGGGCTGGGAGAAAGGAGTTGTGTTTGTCAATGGTCAGAACCTGGGCCGCTACTGGAAGATTGGACCTCAGGAAACACTCTACCTTCCTGGCCCCTGGTTACGGAAAGGGAGCAATGAGGTGAGAGGATTTGGTGggatttctttttgcttgtttgtattATTAAAGATGCTGCTCTGAGTCATGTCCCAAAGAGCGAGACACATGCAGCGTATGAATTACCTACCTCTAGCTGAAAACCAGCACAACAGAGAGGAAGGACACTCTTTTCTCCTAAGATCTGTGACAATTAGGGAAGGTGCTGCTCTAAAGCTGACAGTATGGCTCTGAAAACCATTAAGCCACGATAAGAATGGCAGCTAAACTTCAAAGCACTGCATCAAGCCCAAAATCAAGACAAACCTGATTTGATGCTCGTTCATTTTCTGCATCATGTGGTGCCGGAGAAGAATCACAGTTACTGTTCAGGCTCATATTGATTGATCTCTTTAAATGATGcttccttcccctgctgtgaTTGTATGCCTTTTCCTCCTAAAAATACTTAAAGTAGCTCAGCCTTTGTATGGAGGAACTTTCTATAtccctttcttctgcagattGTCATTTTTGAAGAACGCACTGCCGGACGGATAATACAGTCTGTCGACATACCTTATTTAGGAAGGACCCAGTACGTGGACTGATGAGAGCTGCTTTCCCATGTTTGGTTCATCTCAAATACTCCTGGTTGCATGTCTGGGGACACAATGGCCCAGGCCCTTGGGCATGTTCCATTTCCACTAGAGCCAGGTCAAGGATTTGCTCTTTGGCAGAAAGTTCGGAAGAGACAATGAGCCCCGAAGGAACCAGAGTCCACTGTTTCATCGATGGATGCAGAAGCTCATCTCCCTGCACTAGCGAGGAGCCACAGCTTGGGTGGCTGCGCCTGGTGTCGTGGACCGTCTGGTGAATGTGGGGGAGTGAAAAAGCGCttggaggcaggagaagagagagacaaagaacTGAAGCCATCTGAACTGAAAGCTGAGCTCAGCTCTCCAGTGACTCTAAAAACATGTTATTACTGGCCTCCTCGTTTTTATAATTAGATAGGGAGAAAATAGTTGGTGAACATGTGAGTAACGAGGTgtggaaaactatttttttgtgCTTCCAGGCAGAATTTAGCAACCCACCCTGCAAAGAGGCCATTGCTTGTTCACTTGTTGGAAGCTAAGTTGGTTGTCAAATGACTCGAATTCgagcttttttttccactaagtTTTGCTATGGAGGTTGTCTCTCTctcaaaaaggaaattaaaaaaaaaaaagttttaaaaagtgaaatgtgttttgtccTCCATCAAATATATCATTATGTTTCAGGCCAGGCAGGAATGAGAACTtccaaggaggaggaggagcaggaggagaaaaggacaAGTTTGTCTTTAAGTCATCCCTCCACCCTTGCTCTCCCTGTGAAGCACCTAAATATGAAATTCCCCCTTGTAAAATGAGCGGGGAGCAGATTTTGGTTGGGATGGAAGTGAAGGCATTGCATACAGAGTTGCAAATGTGAGAGCATATCCGTACTTTCTAGTCAAACCTGCTGTGAGATCTTGGGTCccgttttctttttgcttttttgcccctcaaaacagaaacacaggattTAGGAAAACGGGACATATTTTTTCAACTCGCCAGCTCCGCAGTCACTGAGGAGCTGCCATCTCTTTAGGAAGAGATCAAATTCAAACTGCGAATCTGTTCAGAATCTCAGAGAAGTCACTCAGCCTCTGCTTTCTGTTCCAGTAACCAGAGGATTCAGGCTGTGAGAGAAACACCAAACGTGCACCGTCTCTGATAATGGAGTTCCGGGGTATTCTG
This region of Caloenas nicobarica isolate bCalNic1 chromosome 26, bCalNic1.hap1, whole genome shotgun sequence genomic DNA includes:
- the LOC135998850 gene encoding beta-galactosidase-1-like protein 2 isoform X1, yielding MWPCGGRRQRRLGGVGLLVFVLWLLLRRYYPCLLPAVSEPCEDAVLYRFNWSELIPLRLWGRTLGLQTANSQFLLEGMPFRIFGGSMHYFRVPREYWEDRMLKMKACGLNTLTTYVPWNLHEQERGKFDFSRNLDLEAFLSLAAKNGLWVILRPGPYICSEWDLGGLPSWLLQDPEMQLRTTYKGFTEAVDAYFDHLLPIVVPLQYKKGGPIIAVQVENEYGSYAKDPKYMTYVKMALLNRGIVELLMTSDNKNGLSFGLVEGALATVNFQKLEPGLLKYLDTVQRDQPKMVMEYWTGWFDNWGGPHYVFDADEMVNTVASVLKLGASINLYMFHGGTNFGFMNGALEADEYKSDVTSYDYDAVLTEAGDYTSKFFKLRQLFSMVIGQPLPLPPMIESKASYGAILLHQYISLWDVLPSLLQPVKSEFPVNMENLHLNDSSGQSYGYVLYETVIFGGGHLHSRDHVRDRAQVFVNTMYVGELDYNAVELSLPEGQGFRQLRLLVENRGRVNYGLALNEQRKGLIGDIFLNKTPLRNFKIYSLEMKPGFMKSLRHVAGWSAVPDYFVGPAFFRGRLWIEHQPQDTFLKLQGWEKGVVFVNGQNLGRYWKIGPQETLYLPGPWLRKGSNEIVIFEERTAGRIIQSVDIPYLGRTQYVD
- the LOC135998850 gene encoding beta-galactosidase-1-like protein 2 isoform X2, giving the protein MWPCGGRRQRRLGGVGLLVFVLWLLLRRFNWSELIPLRLWGRTLGLQTANSQFLLEGMPFRIFGGSMHYFRVPREYWEDRMLKMKACGLNTLTTYVPWNLHEQERGKFDFSRNLDLEAFLSLAAKNGLWVILRPGPYICSEWDLGGLPSWLLQDPEMQLRTTYKGFTEAVDAYFDHLLPIVVPLQYKKGGPIIAVQVENEYGSYAKDPKYMTYVKMALLNRGIVELLMTSDNKNGLSFGLVEGALATVNFQKLEPGLLKYLDTVQRDQPKMVMEYWTGWFDNWGGPHYVFDADEMVNTVASVLKLGASINLYMFHGGTNFGFMNGALEADEYKSDVTSYDYDAVLTEAGDYTSKFFKLRQLFSMVIGQPLPLPPMIESKASYGAILLHQYISLWDVLPSLLQPVKSEFPVNMENLHLNDSSGQSYGYVLYETVIFGGGHLHSRDHVRDRAQVFVNTMYVGELDYNAVELSLPEGQGFRQLRLLVENRGRVNYGLALNEQRKGLIGDIFLNKTPLRNFKIYSLEMKPGFMKSLRHVAGWSAVPDYFVGPAFFRGRLWIEHQPQDTFLKLQGWEKGVVFVNGQNLGRYWKIGPQETLYLPGPWLRKGSNEIVIFEERTAGRIIQSVDIPYLGRTQYVD